A stretch of DNA from Drosophila virilis strain 15010-1051.87 chromosome 5, Dvir_AGI_RSII-ME, whole genome shotgun sequence:
TTAGTGAAATTATACAACAATGTTAACATTCGAATGTAATTGTGTATTTTTCGTTTGTTATATTAGTTAatttaggtatatatattactaTTTCTCCTCCATCTGCTTGTCGCGCGCTATGACAAAGTCCTCAAACTTGACCATATACGTGGTGCCCTTGTGCCAGTGCGCTGTCACCTTGCAGGGCTGTAAAAGTCGTAAGCATGTTGTAGACACCTCGGAAATAAGCTGCAATTAAGACACTTACGAATCCGCAGTGGGTTAATACCGCCTCTACGATGCCAGCCGTGAAGTTGGCACAGTTCAGGGAGCTCTTGTCCTTGGGCACACTTATGAATGTGTTTACCAGTGGCTCCTTTTCAATGATGTAGTACGTGCGCTCATCATCGTTGGCGTGCTCTAGCTTCTCCGCCTCCTTGCCGAACAGATTCTTCCAGACCGTTGTCTTCACAAAGAGCAGCATTTGCGTTAGCTTTGTCTCACGTTTGGAGCTGCGCTCGCGCACAAAGTACAAGTCAATGATACGTGTGCCCACATCCTGACCCAAATCGTGTAATCTAAACCAGACGGCATTACTTCTACACTTTGTTAGTCAGAAGCGAGATACAAAATACCTTGTCTGCAATTCGGGAACTGTGAAAACACGGCTCTGAGAGTATTGAACGATCTCACTGAAGAGCAGAGCCACAATGCTTTGTGAAACCTCGCATTTGCCTTTGGATAGCGGTCGATCAAGTATATTGCTACGCGGACGCATTGATGAAATTTTAAGGGCTTCaagtttttccattttattttcacaACAAACGTAAACAAAAGGCCACAAGAACAAATTGGCACCAAAACAGCTGTAAGTGCTGCCAGATTTCTTAGAAAACAGCAACGCTGCGTTGTGAATGGCAATTTGGCATTTCCTTGTCTACCAATTGTATTGGGGCCGTTATTGCATGCAGCCACACTTTCTTGGATTATTCAAATCGAGCAGATCTACTTTGGACCAATAATCacgtggctgctgctgcaacgcaGTTAAATAAGACTCGAACTGTCTGAAATTTATATCGCGCGTATGTGGACAACCAATATGATGGTAATAGGGACACGCATCATCCACTATCCAACGACGGGTTTGTAAATTCTTTATAATATTGCCATGGTCCAAAATTCCCTCAATTTTTTGCTCGTACATTTTGGAAGTGATCTTTGAAATCGCCTCATTGATTATAGCATCTACATTGGGCAAACTAACTATCTCCCGGACCAGCTTATGCGTCTCCACACGACGCACGCACAGCAAATACCAGAGCGGCATCGACTGGAACCGTATGCAACCAATCAAGCTGGGCACACTTGATTTTCGGCTCTGCCAATCGTGTCCTAGCCAGCGCACAGCAATAAAGAGTATCTGCTTGAATAgatttgttattaatatgatCAGAATAATTCTAAATCGATTGAATTACAGACTTCCACTTCCGTGTTCACACAGATTTCATCCGAACTGAGAAGATACACAAGATGCTTTAGCGGCACATCCAAAAAATCTCGTGTGGCCACAAATGTGAGAAGAAACTTTTGTATGCGCGTCAGCATCAAATTGCGAACAATGTCCAATGCCGGATTGTTTCTCGATTCAACATACATTATGCAGGCGTTGGCCTCATTAAAACAGTTGATATCATCAAAGTACGTCCAGCAGGCCAACAGCAAGGCTCTGATTCTCAAATAAGTTGCGGCCACAAATACGGCGACAATGTTGTGGCGCTCCAGGGTGGGTTCATCGCTGAGCATCCACTTGTAGATGAGCATAAAGGCCTTTTGCGACACCTTCTCCTCCGGCAGAGTCACAACAAGCGGTATCGGCTCGAGCTCCATAAAGAACTTGGAGTAGGCCTGCAGCACAATGACATGGcaattgaaatacattttattgatCTCTATTTGGACGGTGGTCTTCAAATGGTTTTCCACCATGTAGCGCAAGACGGCTTTTAATGACACTTTGAGAGGCTGTTCGATGCTCGTCCAGTCACGCACATCCTCAAAATTGTGACCGAACTCAAAGAGCGATCGATTTGTCGCCAAATCCGCAGATTGACGCTTAAATATACGCTCGATCTCCAAATCTTCAGCTTTTGAGACTAGGCATGTTACCGATCCGAGTTCATCTTCGGACGAGGTTCCCGGACAGAACTTTGTGCTACAAATTCAATATTAGTTTGATAAATACCAGTAAAAGCTTTTCCTGTGCCCCGCTATTTACTTGACAAAGTGCACACTGCACGTGAGCTCCCGGCTGGCCGGCTCTCTCTTGTGCTCGTCCGAGGCCTCGTATTTTTTCATTAGCTCATCCATGGTGCCGAAAAATATGTATCAAACTTCCTataaaaattctataaaatatttaaatatatatttatttgtgattGAATATAAACGCCAAGCTtaagcacacaaaaaataGGCTAAGTTCGTTTAGGAATGTTTTACGTATCTTCACTTCCCTGAACCAAGTGAACCTAATCCTCGGCTGTTTCTCAGGTGCTGGGCCTCCTCAAGTTTTGTAGTTGAAAGCAAACCGACAAGGTTTTCCTTCTGTTGTTAGGGAAAAAATTCGAAACAATCAACTGGAATTCCTGCTGCAAAATATAACATTGTTATtaacaatttcatttattaaaatgggtaaaaagtttTTTGCATCGGCCGGGAATCGAACCCGGGCCGCCCGCGTGGCAGGCGAGCATTCTACCACTGAACCACCGATGCATGTGTTGGGACTGTAAACGAATCGCAATATGAAAAAAGCGTTGTTTTATGCGTATGAAACTTGATAAAGCATTTGCTTTATTTGTCCTAAATTTTGCTGGACGCGGTCGTAAAAAGAATATTGTTcgtaattgtttattaaattgtgttttattggtttgtattttttttgttcacattttaaatacatttatatgaataaatatattatttattttgtttaatttgttttgcaatattttatatgctgtttcttatgcataaatttatgtgattttcattttatgtattgtatataaacaaaggattgattgaaaatttcttatgcatttttttggtGTTTAACAAATTGCTGCCATTAACTATTAATCTctagaatatttttgttttttatttatctgtaagaatttgttaataaataatGTAGCGAATTGTTTGCTATTGTTACTGAATCCTAGTTTTGTCGATTTTCCATTACTTACATTGAACATACATTTTCGTTTGTTTATGGACagttaaaatttgaaatacatttaatatataatttatatgtttttgtatgttgGCATGCTTGTGGATCATTTAACATGTTAAAATTATTGTAGCtttaactaaataataaaaagtaatttaaaattatacatgtatatttaacattttgtaCTTTTTGTTGAGTGTTTGTTCTTTgttcaaagttttttgtttgtttgtggtAGGTTTCTTGATCGAAACAAATTTCgttcatttattttctttttttaagatactgcatttgcattttagtAACAATTGCCCATGTTCTtaaaggttttgttttttaatatattttgttgcttttttttaatgtgttttttgCACAACCTTTgcttatttttgaataaatatgcatttatagtaagaaataaattaatgcttttttttattattaatttcatttttaatacaCAAAAAATACTTAGGTTCTTTGCACATAAGTATTCAATTTTTGCCTTCTTTAATACgcttttaaacatttatatatataactgcatataatttttattcattttttttttttttttttgaaaacacTTATGTATTTTGTTATAACCCCATTTACAAATGAGTTAATATTTATTGGTTTGCGTAAACCAAATTGTTCATTTGTAAT
This window harbors:
- the Trs31 gene encoding trafficking protein particle complex subunit 5: MEKLEALKISSMRPRSNILDRPLSKGKCEVSQSIVALLFSEIVQYSQSRVFTVPELQTRLHDLGQDVGTRIIDLYFVRERSSKRETKLTQMLLFVKTTVWKNLFGKEAEKLEHANDDERTYYIIEKEPLVNTFISVPKDKSSLNCANFTAGIVEAVLTHCGFPCKVTAHWHKGTTYMVKFEDFVIARDKQMEEK
- the LOC6625008 gene encoding kelch-like protein 6 isoform X1, which gives rise to MDELMKKYEASDEHKREPASRELTCSVHFVNTKFCPGTSSEDELGSVTCLVSKAEDLEIERIFKRQSADLATNRSLFEFGHNFEDVRDWTSIEQPLKVSLKAVLRYMVENHLKTTVQIEINKMYFNCHVIVLQAYSKFFMELEPIPLVVTLPEEKVSQKAFMLIYKWMLSDEPTLERHNIVAVFVAATYLRIRALLLACWTYFDDINCFNEANACIMYVESRNNPALDIVRNLMLTRIQKFLLTFVATRDFLDVPLKHLVYLLSSDEICVNTEVEILFIAVRWLGHDWQSRKSSVPSLIGCIRFQSMPLWYLLCVRRVETHKLVREIVSLPNVDAIINEAISKITSKMYEQKIEGILDHGNIIKNLQTRRWIVDDACPYYHHIGCPHTRDINFRQFESYLTALQQQPRDYWSKVDLLDLNNPRKCGCMQ
- the LOC6625008 gene encoding kelch-like protein 6 isoform X2 is translated as MDELMKKYEASDEHKREPASRELTCSVHFVNTKFCPGTSSEDELGSVTCLVSKAEDLEIERIFKRQSADLATNRSLFEFGHNFEDVRDWTSIEQPLKVSLKAVLRYMVENHLKTTVQIEINKMYFNCHVIVLQAYSKFFMELEPIPLVVTLPEEKVSQKAFMLIYKWMLSDEPTLERHNIVAVFVAATYLRIRALLLACWTYFDDINCFNEANACIMYVESRNNPALDIVRNLMLTRIQKFLLTFVATRDFLDVPLKHLVYLLSSDEICVNTEVEVYTLYCCALARTRLAEPKIKCAQLDWLHTVPVDAALVFAVRASCGDA